In the Mytilus trossulus isolate FHL-02 chromosome 1, PNRI_Mtr1.1.1.hap1, whole genome shotgun sequence genome, one interval contains:
- the LOC134693381 gene encoding XK-related protein 6-like yields MVSIKFPYDRRVKYEVGNESGDHTEGQDDVDGPHCRQSKPNIIDTNSPLIVDGIDGSDPTIDNNINEVNPKSCCRNDCTPDYSSSEKYPFPFRGIDLLASVLSIVFFLFDVISDVVLAEEYYRFQRWIPFVFTISLIILPHLVLNAINISWYYNDYIKEKNSQRPTKKLVWILRILFSLPFLLGPVVRNVEYIHYGFKSKSGSLTESKRRYFYKMVLCENADAAMLRMIEAFLESAPQLVLQIYIIMTEVNNDGPMMQIVRPASMIGSGIGVSWSLVSYQKALRLSYNRKERKLSLLAVIFYYIWKSCEVAPRIILLSLSAAQFGYHMLVATGIHWILMSLWVGRQNQEMYDKMRDKIVHYIVIGYVLIFCFQNVQKGKTRYRAMFYYFVTFVENIIMLILWAYFTHHRREWVYLAVIVTVPTCMLVQIIVQILYYKCVHPEHTHIWLC; encoded by the exons atggtAAGCATAAAGTTTCCATACGATAGAAGGGTGAAATATGAAGTCGGTAATGAAAGTGGAGATCATACAGAGGGACAAGACGATGTTGATGGACCACATTGTAGGCAGTCtaaaccaaatatcattgatacAAACAGTCCACTTATTGTTGACGGCATAGATGGAAGTGATCCAACGATagataacaatatcaatgaagTCAATCCAAAAAGCTGCTGTAGGAATGATTGCACGCCTGATTACTCCAGTTCCGAGAAATATCCCTTTCCGTTCCGTGGCATAGACCTACTTGCATCAGTTTTGTCAATAGTCTTTTTCCTATTTGATGTAATTTCAGACGTGGTTCTTGCTGAAGAATATTATCGGTTTCAAAGATGGATTCCGTTTGTATTTACTATATCATTGATCATCCTTCCTCATCTAGTATTGAATGCCATCAATATCTCCTGGTACTATAATGACTATATCAAAGAAAAGAACAGTCAAAGGCCAACAAAGAAACTAGTATGGATTTTaagaattttgttttctttacctTTTTTGCTTGGACCTGTTGTCAG AAATGTGGAATATATTCACTATGGATTTAAAAGCAAGTCGGGATCATTAACTGAAAGTAAAAGACGTTATTTCTATAAAATGGTATTATGTGAAAATGCAGATGCTGCAATGCTAAGGATGATTGAAGCTTTCCTAGAATCTGCCCCACAGCTAGTTTtacagatatacataataatgacAGAAGTTAACAACGATGGACCAATGATGC AAATCGTTCGACCTGCATCAATGATTGGATCTGGTATTGGAGTATCCTGGTCGTTGGTATCTTATCAAAAGGCACTCAGGTTATCATATAATAGAAAGGAAAGGAAACTATCCCTCTTAGCAGTGATTTTCTACTATATCTGGAAATCCTGTGAAGTTGCACCAAGAATAATCCTATTATCACTTTCTGCAGCTCAGTTTGGCTATCACATGCTTGTAGCAACAGGTATTCATTGGATCTTAATGTCACTTTGGGTTGGGCGTCAGAATCAAGAAATGTATGATAAAATGAGagataaaattgttcattatattgtaattggatatgtattgatattttgtttccaGAATGTACAAAAGGGTAAAACTCGATACAGAgctatgttttattattttgtaacatttgtagAAAACATCATTATGTTAATACTATGGGCATACTTTACACATCATAGAAGAGAATGGGTTTACCTCGCTGTAATCGTTACAGTACCTACATGCATGTTAGTTCAgattattgttcaaatattgtattataaatgTGTCCATCCTGAACATACACACATTTGGctttgttaa
- the LOC134693388 gene encoding L-threonine 3-dehydrogenase, mitochondrial-like, with translation MKTVIQKTVQKSLSSLLGRYQSCSVVVSTRQYNDDHSKYEGNKPRVLITGSLGQLGTGLASVMRKRYGVQNVFMSDIIKAPPNVAASGPYVFADILDFKRLQELIVTHNIDWIVHFSALLSAVGENNVPLAMRVNIEGLHNVLELSKQYKLKLFVPSTIGAFGPDSPRNPTPDLTIQRPRTIYGVSKVHAELMGEYYYHRFGMDFRSLRFPGVISADTNPGGGTTDYAVHIFHDALQTGDFTSFLRRDTRLPMMYIDDCLRSVVQFMELPGNQLKQRTYNVTAMSFTPEELVAEVRKHVPHLKAKYEADSRQKIADTWPEVFDDSNARADWGWKHDYDIKGLCDIMFEKLRPVYGTDSHLDASNKDGKQKLTAA, from the exons ATGAAGACGGTCATCCAGAAAACCGTCCAGAAATCATTGTCATCATTGCTCGGGAGATACCAAAGTTGTTCTGTCGTCGTTTCTACTAGACAGTATAATGATGATCACAGCAAGTACGAAGGCAACAAACCAAGAGTACTGATTACAG gaaGTCTGGGTCAACTTGGAACAGGGTTAGCAAGTGTGATGAG AAAGCGCTATGGAGTTCAGAATGTTTTTATGTCAGATATCATAAAAGCACCACCAAATGTTGCAGCAAGTG GTCCATACGTGTTCGCTGACATCTTAGATTTTAAGCGTCTCCAGGAACTCATAGTTACTCACAATATAGATTGGATAGTACATTTCAGTGCTTTACTGAGTGCTGTAGGAGAAAACAATGTACCTCTGGCAATGCGAGTTAATATTGAGGGTCTACACAATGTATTGgaattatcaaaacaatacaaGTTAAAGTTGTTTGTTCCTAGTACGATCG GTGCATTTGGACCAGATTCTCCAAGGAACCCTACCCCCGATTTGACTATACAAAGACCAAGAACAATCTACGGTGTATCGAAGGTACACGCTGAACTGATGGGAGAG tacTATTACCACCGATTTGGTATGGACTTCAGAAGTCTTCGATTTCCCGGTGTTATATCTGCAGATACCAACCCAGGTGGCGGAACTACAG ATTATGCAGTACATATATTCCATGATGCTTTACAAACTGGAGATTTCACCAGTTTCTTGAGACGTGACACCCGTCTTCCTATGATGTATATTGACGATTGCCTTCGTTCAGTCGTTCAGTTTATGGAATTACCTGGTAATCAACTCAAACAACGAACTTACAACGTAACAGCCATGAGCTTTACCCCAGAAGAATTGGTAGCCGAGGTTAGAAAACATGTTCCTCACCTCAAGGCTAAATATGAAGCAGATAGCAGACAAAAAATAG ccGATACATGGCCAGAAGTGTTTGACGACTCAAATGCACGTGCTGACTGGGGATGGAAGCATGACTATGATATCAAAGGTCTCTGTGAtataatgtttgaaaaattacgACCAGTCTACGGCACGGACAGCCATCTGGACGCTAGTAATAAAGACGGAAAACAAAAGCTTACAGCAGCATAA